The following proteins are co-located in the Syntrophales bacterium genome:
- a CDS encoding TRAP transporter large permease gives MSPFLGILGFAVLFLLLFLGVPIAFGICLVGLAGFALLATLGQSVSGLGITAFISTGQQLVLTCIPLFIMMGQFAFQSGVTKDSYEMVHKWVGHLPGGLLIATIFAAAAIGAVTGSSVAAVSTLCIIALPELNRYDYSKALSCGAIASAGTIGIMIPPSIPMVLYGVMTEQSIGKLFIGGIIPGIITAFLFSALVYIKAKLNPAVAPRGPRYPWGERFKSLSKVWGILSLFILVIGGMFAGWFTPTEGGGIGACGAFLLLALKRKMTWKILSNTLGESIQLTAMIVMILIGSTLFANFMAITGLSSAFTEWMLSLGLSRYWILLIIAVIYLFLGCLMDVIGMIVLTVPLFYPLLVKLGFDPIWFGIFLTLMIQVSLITPPVGTNVIIMTRLSGLPQGQIFGSVGWYFFLLLVFAVILTVFPSLATWLPSIMS, from the coding sequence TATTAGGCTTTGCTGTGTTGTTCTTGTTGCTGTTTCTGGGCGTGCCTATAGCCTTTGGCATTTGCCTAGTGGGCTTGGCGGGTTTTGCATTATTGGCGACCCTGGGACAAAGCGTATCAGGGCTGGGAATAACTGCCTTCATCAGCACCGGACAACAGTTGGTTTTGACGTGTATCCCCCTTTTCATCATGATGGGCCAGTTCGCTTTTCAATCAGGGGTGACGAAGGATTCCTATGAGATGGTCCATAAATGGGTTGGACACTTGCCGGGCGGACTGTTGATTGCCACAATTTTCGCCGCTGCGGCGATCGGGGCGGTTACGGGCTCGAGCGTGGCGGCCGTATCCACTTTGTGCATTATCGCACTGCCTGAACTGAATCGTTATGATTATAGCAAGGCCCTGAGTTGCGGCGCCATCGCTTCCGCGGGGACTATTGGCATTATGATCCCCCCCAGCATCCCGATGGTGCTCTATGGAGTCATGACCGAGCAATCGATCGGGAAACTGTTCATCGGGGGAATCATCCCGGGCATTATCACGGCCTTCCTTTTCAGCGCCCTGGTCTATATCAAGGCGAAGCTGAATCCGGCGGTCGCTCCTCGCGGTCCGCGCTATCCCTGGGGGGAGAGGTTTAAGTCCTTATCGAAAGTCTGGGGGATCCTCTCGCTGTTTATCCTGGTCATCGGCGGGATGTTTGCAGGCTGGTTCACGCCGACCGAGGGCGGGGGGATAGGGGCCTGCGGCGCCTTTTTGCTGCTTGCTTTAAAAAGAAAAATGACCTGGAAAATATTGTCAAATACCTTGGGGGAGTCGATTCAACTGACGGCGATGATCGTCATGATCCTTATCGGTTCAACACTTTTTGCCAATTTTATGGCGATCACGGGCCTCTCCAGTGCTTTCACGGAGTGGATGTTGTCTCTGGGACTCAGCAGGTATTGGATTCTTTTAATTATAGCGGTGATCTACCTTTTCCTCGGGTGCTTGATGGATGTTATTGGGATGATCGTCCTCACCGTCCCGCTGTTCTATCCATTGCTTGTGAAGCTCGGATTCGATCCGATTTGGTTTGGGATTTTCTTGACCTTGATGATACAAGTCAGCCTGATCACGCCTCCTGTGGGCACCAACGTCATTATCATGACAAGATTGTCGGGCCTGCCGCAGGGGCAGATATTCGGCTCGGTGGGTTGGTATTTCTTTCTCTTGCTCGTTTTTGCCGTGATTCTCACCGTTTTCCCCAGTCTGGCAACGTGGCTTCCCAGCATCATGTCATAG